The sequence below is a genomic window from Phaenicophaeus curvirostris isolate KB17595 chromosome 16, BPBGC_Pcur_1.0, whole genome shotgun sequence.
AAAATCAGTTACTTGCTGCATAACATCAGTGATAACAACCCATCCCTTAGCACAAACGGCTACTGCTTTTGTAGTTGTTACTCCGTACACATACTTTTGATTGTCTTCTAGCATCTTCATTGCTTCATTCAGattctttcccatttctgctAGAGTCGGGTCAACCATCTTTCAGGGAAAAAGACAGAAACTTTTAAGAAAAGACCAAAACACCTTCATCTTACTACTGTCCCCACAAAATCCTCAATAACAATTAATGCATCAGTAAGATTCTTTGTTGTGTATCCCTTGCTCTGCTTCCCAAATGTACTGTAGTCATCGACTCCACAAATCTAATGCCAACCTCTTTTCCAAAGGCTGGCCCACATGCCAAAGCCTCTCGCAGTTCCCCTCAATTGCTGCTGAGGTGTGTGGGGGGCTGGGCAAGGGGTGGGGGgccgttaggaaaaaaaaattcaaaacaagtTTAATATTTAAACTTACACTGCCCACACTGCAGGAATATCATAGCTTGTCTACTACAGTATTTCAGACACAGTATTCCTAAAGGCTTGCAGATGCTTTCCATCATCACTGGTGGAAAAGCATGTAATTGTTGCATACACATAACACAGGCAAATACGTTTGCTCTGCAGGtgcaaatacaaaagcaaatttaatCATAGAACACAGTGGGATTAATTTACATAAGGGTTTTACACTGTTTTCACCCAGAGGACTGatcaaaaaacaaaactaaaaaaaaagttgagagTCACCATATGTTCCAACAGtatttttatcaaaatatttagaaatttaACTCATATTATAGGAAGTGGTAGGTGGCTGAAAGAAAGGGCAAGGAGATAGGAAGCAGAAGCCTATCTACTTATTTTAAGCAGCAATAAAATAGGTGTGGCAAAGTTTTAACAACAAAGCACTCAGTTAAGAAAGGTTTCTGAACACACTTTAACAACGTGCCATCATAAAGTACATTGCTTTAGTTTAGTCtgtaaatatgtataaatatgcGTGTGATCAAGTGTGTATAAAGTCCACCCAGTAACAATCAAGAGTACTTTTTTCATGTTCTTGAACTGGTTTTAGGAATACCTCGTGAACCACAGGACAACAAACTTACTGAGAGGGTTAAAACACCTACATTAGACATTATATTAGCCTTAGTTTCTGCACTCAGGCCTTCCCCTGGTATCATAGGATCTGACTCTGATCAATCTCAGGCAATCCTTTGACCAGGTGGGTTACAAGACATGCAATGTTCTTTCAAGCTCTAAGGAAGCACCAGCCACAGCTTCTTCCTTTGAGGCATCCATTCAGCAATCTGGCACCTCCTGCCTCCTTAAAGCCCTCCAAACATCCTGACACTCACTGGCCTGCTTTATTGTTTGTTGCCTTCAAAATTTATTAATTCAATTCACTAAGGTTAACTTGCAATAGGTTTGACTTCTGGTTACTTCCCTGTTACTCTTCGTTAAACTCTTTGAATTGCAAgctgtttctggttttatagGGAGTATGTTAACCCTTGAGCTCACTTAGCAACATCACACACCTTGCGTTTCAGACTGTACTCCTAATGTAAGAGAGAGATGATTTTTTAAACAGTCTGCACAAACTATAGTGTGTGCCAAGAAACTCATAGGTGTGGCTTGTTACATATTTCCTGagaagttttattcttttccccACTACATCACTGCTTGCTTAGAAGAAAGTTTTACCTGGTAAATTAATCTCAAACTGTATTAGTGTTCCTCAGCCACAAGAACAATGTCTTTATTCTTCAGACCACAAAAGGTTTtagacaacaaacaaaaaaagcagctaCTTATGACTGTGAGGCTCGAATGAAAATGGCACTGTATGACCACAAAGCGTGCTATAGATATTTGCTCTTTTAATCTTTATCACTTCCCTGACGTGCAGCAGGATCTGCATGTAGGTCCAGTGTCACGAGTTTTCCGTAAAGTTACCAGGATGTTGTGGTAATTAATGCAgtaataaaagataaaatcagaGGCTAAGTGAGAAGccagagtatttttttcatgtttaggGAAGACACTGCTCTAGACACAGCAAGAAATTACAAGAATTTGCCCTATTTTACCATGGACAAAGTCACCTAACTTGAAACTTGAAATGCTGAAATCCTTCAGAAGACTGGTCACTTTATCAAAATGTAAatagggaaaacaaaaataaaaaagacacaGATCTGTTAGCCAAACTAGTGGAACTTAACACAGGCTTCCAGAAGAACTGAAATTTGAAGTTCACCCCCAGAAAGTTTTCTAGATTTTCATGTTTGCATAGTGGTCATCATAAGGAGTTATAGAAACTAGTCAAACAAAGTTTATATGAACTTTGTCAGTACTACAGGACAATCACTTGCCCAGTACAAATGCGCcgccttctttaaaaaaactgcATATTGTACCATTCTTCTGCTTCCATCTAGTTGATATATACCGTATTCCAAACTAATATACTCAATTAAGTTTGATTTAAGTAACTAAACTTGTCAGAACAAGCTTCAGTCATTGTAACTTTGGTCAGCACTAGTAAAGAACTTCAGCTTTCAAAGGCTACCAAATACTCCTTAATGCTGTATTCTTCACAGACTGGGACTTACTGAACCATTTTGCTACCAACTCATTTatgacacagaatcatagaaaagtttgggctggaagggatcttaaacaTTATCCGGTTCCaccgggcagggacacccccacaGCCCAGGCCGCCCCAGGGCCCCCAGCCCGGCCTCGGGCACCCCCAGGGCCGGGGCAGCCGCGgctaacctgggccagggcctcaccgccctcacggGGAGGGAATTCCCCCTTATGGCCAGTctaaatccgcccctctccagtttatccccatcgcccccagtcctatccccacgagcctttgtgaacagcccctccccagctttctagtagcccctttcaggtgctggaaggtcgctatcaggtctccttagagccttctccaggctgaacaagcccaactccctcagcctgtcctggtacgggacgttctccagccctcgcatcatccttgtcGTCTCCTccggacctgttccaacagctccatctcctccttacgttgaggattccagaactcaAGACACTAGTCCAGATGAGGCCTCAAAAGCTCATAAAGATATTTCCCGCATTCCCTTACTATTCATTTTACTACAGCCACTCAAACTTCTCTAGCCAACTCCACAGGTAACACAGAACTGAGCAAGCCGTGTACCGCGAACGAGGCGCGAGGGAAGGACGCGAGCACAGCGAGTACACCCGGCTTGAGCCCGCAGCGCCCCGAGACCCTGAGGAGCGGGGCTGGACCGACTCACAGCGCCAGAGGGACACGGCAAACGCCGTGCGGGAGGGACAGACACGGGGCTGCCAGACTGCTCCGGCGTGAAacgagagggagggaaggaggtcAGGCAGCGTTCTCCCTCCGGTCCTGCTCGAAGGCGAACGCCCCCAGGAAACAAGCTCCATCTCCTCTttaagaaaaccaacaaaacccgTCCCTGCAGCGGCCCCCGGTGTCTCCCCGCAGGCCCGGGGCGgggagccgccgccgcgccgGCCCGCGGCCCCTCACCTTCTCCAGGGAGGCGTCCATGGCGGGGCCGCCCCGGCTCCACGCTGGCAGCGCTGACGAGGCCGCGGCGCGACGGGCGGGGCCGCGCTCACCTCGGCAACGGCGCAGGCCCACgctgacacccccccccccagctccggGTGAGTGGAACAGTCCCGGCTGAGCGGAACGGCCCCGGCTGAGTGGAACACTCCCgcgcggggggggggagcgCTGGAGCATGCGCACTGAGGGCGGCCAACGTGTCACGGGTTCGAATCCCCGCCGCGGCGGGTCGGGGGGCCTGCGTGGCGCCGGCCCTTACAAACCCCTCGGCTGCCACCGCGCTGTCATCAGCTCGGTCTGTCGGGGCTCGTTGCGGTGGCGCCGAAACCCGCCCTCCCAGGGCACAGCCCCGAGGAACGGGCCTGCCAGGCTGCGGTTATTTCCTGGTCCCTACGTCTCTTCCTTTTAGCGCCATTTACTACGATGATGCATGGAGCCCTGTGATGCTCTGCTgtcataaatcatagaatcgctaggttggaaacgacctcttggatcatcgagtccaaccattcctttctgccgctaaaccatgtccctgagcatcttgtatacccatcttctaaacccctccagggatggtgactgcaccacctccctgggcagcctctgcttgTGCCTGATAATCCTTttggtgaatttttttttcctgatgtccagtctgaacctcccctggtggagcttgaggccattgccccttgtcctgtccgctgtcacttgggagaagaaggagaggagcccagctccctcctctccacaacctcctttcaggcagttgtagagagcagtaagttctcccttcagcctcctcaaggctaaaatagtttgggttggaagggatcttaaggatcatccagccCCCCTgagatgagcagggacacccccacaGCCCAGGCCGCCCCAGGGCCCCCAGCCCGGCCTCGGGCACCTCCAGGGCCGGGGCAGCCGCGgctaacctgggccagggcctcaccgccctcacggGGAGGGAATTCccccttatatccagtctaaatgtgcccctctccagtttatacccgttccctctcgtcctatcaccacgagcctttgtgaacagcccctccccagctttcctgcagctccttCAGGTCCCGGGAGGTCGCTCCaagctctccctctctcctcgcGGCCCGCCCTGTCTCCTCCCTCCGCCGCCGCGCCCGCGGCCCAGGGCTGTCGGGGCCCCTCGGGGCGCTGTCGGGGCGGATGGCGGGGCCGCTGCGGCGCTTCCCCTGGCTCTGTAACGTGGCGCTGTACGCGGGGCTGTTCGCGGCGGGGGACGCGGCGCAGCGGCGCTGGCGGGGGCAGCCGCCCGACTGGGCGCAGACGCGGCGGGTGGCGCTGGTGGCCCTCGCCTTCCACGGCAACTTCAGCTACGTGTGGCTGCGGGCGCTCGAGCGGGCGCTGCCgggccgccgcccgcccgccgtgCTCGCCAAGGTGCTGTGCGACCAGCTGCTGGGCGCGCCCGTCGCCGTCCTCGCCTTCTACACGGGTGAGTGCGGCCTCGCTCGCCGAGCGCTGGGAACCGCGCGAGAGGGGATCGGagagtggtttgggctggaagggatcttaaacaTTATCCGGTTCCaccgggcagggacacccccacaGCCCAGGCCGCCCCAGGGCCCCCAGCCCGGCCTCGGGCACCCCCAGGGCCGGGGCAGCCGCGgctaacctgggccagggcctcaccgccctcacggGGAGGGAATTCCCCCTTATGGCCAGTctaaatccgcccctctccagtttatccccatcgcccccagtcctatccccacgagcctttgtgaacagcccctccccagctttctagtagcccctccaggtgctggaaggtcgctatcaggtctcctcagagccttctccaggctgaacaaccccaactccctcagcctgtcctggtacgggacgttctccagccctcacatcatccttgtCGTCTCCTccggacctgttccaacagctccatctcctccttacgttgaggattccagaactcaAGACACTAGTCCAGATGAGGCCTCAAAAGCTCATAAAGATATTTCCCGCATTCCCTTACTATTCATTTTACTACAGCCACTCAAACTTCTCTAGCCAACTCCACAGGTAACACAAAACTGAACCCCAACTATCTCAGTATCTTCCAGTGATTTGGTATCAACACTGAGACCCTCGTCAGTGGATGAGGAGGGATGATGTGGCAACGTTAGGTAGCCAGAAGGGCATTTTTTCTCTGTAGTGAtatcagcttttctttcaaagctcTTGTAATGTATTTTGAGAACGCTTTGGGATATCATTCAAAACcacaaacatttcatttttcaagttttctgaTTGTTGTCAATATTTTGCCGCTAGGTATGAGCATCCTTCAGAAGAAAGAGGACATCTTCTCAGACTGTAGACAGAAATTTTGGAATACGTATAAGGTGAGGCAAGCAATGTGCTTATCTCCCAGCTgataaaaaaaacagtattcaataaaatatttgaaatactaCTTCATCCAACAGCCTTTCTCTCACTTCAAATATTTGACTAAGTGTAGGAAGCTTCTAGTCCCTGCAGTGCCCTGGGGTCAGGGTTGCCTGCAATAGGCGCTGCTGCCACATGAGTGAAATGCTGCCgttttaaaaatgtgcaatGTTTGTGTATGTAACACTTGCACCCTGCTCTGTTTGAATGAGAGCCCTACAGCGCAAAGCTGATAAGATTGTACTACATTTTATCTTAAGAAGTACACATACATCAGTATTCGGTTCACGGTGCTGTTGACAACACTTACAGGAACACCTGTTCAAATCCTTATTATAGAGACATCCTTTTTAGATATTCTCTCCAGCCTGTACTTTTCAGTGACAGTCTTCTCACTTTCAGAAACACAGTCTCTTGTTTTAAGAAGACTTTGGTATAAAAAATTGGGTTTGATTTGCATTTCTACATacacaggagaaaataaattgcGCTACCTCAGAGATGAGCAAATTAAGAATTTTCAAGATTTCTCAGGTGCAAGAAAGATTAGTAGAAAATACATAATTGAAGGAGTAACTGATGTAAAGTGGATTTGTCTTCCCACTGTGGAACTATATAAGTAGAATAGAAAAGGATTACTTTTATTCCTAAAACCACTGTATCCTATTGAAGCATAACGTTTCTACAGACCTTATGATCGATGAGTTAATTATCCATTAATTTTTGCAAAAAAGCCTTACATGTATGAGTAACTAGAAGGACCATTGcaagtgtgaaataaatagCGTTCAGTCCTATTTTTCATTAATGGTTGCAACAAATGTTCACGTATTTAAACAGTTATTCACCCATCTGGTATATGTGGTTGTGCATTTAGTGTCAGGTGACCAGGAAGACTTAACTCTGCTTAGagttttgaatttaaaatgagTTATAAATAAAGTGTTTGAGAAAATCGTAGCATAGTGGGTCATGAAGATGGTTAGAAGTTTAATATCGCAGCCTGTAAGTTAAGCGACTTAATTTACATTTGAACAGCTCATATCACCTTTACTCAAATAGGTTTTAGTCTTTGCTGTAtgtgttaagaaaaaaatggatctTTGTGGTTGAAGTCCATAAGAATAACgaatgatttattttcatttcagacgGGACTGATGTACTGGCCTTTTGTGCAGGTGAGTTTTTAGGGTAACTCAATGAGCCTCTCTTTCTCATAAAATCTGATCCAATGCATTTGTAGTATATCTAACACAGTGAGAAGTCAGTGGAGTTGTTTGGTGTGTAGTTCTAAGACCTAACAATGCGCTAACTGGGCTCTTTCTCCTTCCAACACAGCTGTCAAACTTCATTTTGGTCCCTGTTTACCTGCGAACAGCTTACACTGGCCTCTGTGGCTTTGTCTGGgcttccttcctttgcttttcacaACAGAGTGGAGATGGCACAGCAAAGTCAGTATTTATGTGGCTCCAAAGAGAGAAGCTCAATGCTGATGGAGAATCATCAGAGAAATAAGAACTTTAGTTCTGAACACATTCTAATTGTTAAACTGAGTTTATGGTCAGTAGCCTTATTGCTGTATTTAGGATAAACAATCATCTCCGCATTTGTTGGTTAGTATAAGCAGTGGAACAGTTTGGTTTTGtgcctgtttatttttcataagaGAGGCCAATTGTATATTggcatttaattattttcatgctGCCAGCCCATCTCTTCTGGGAACAACTGACTTACGGGGCAGTGTAAGCATTTGCACATCATGTCATACTGCCTCACTGGGGAGAAATATTAactgtaatttaattttcaagcAGCTTGCAGTTGCTAGAAAAAGGGGAGTAGAACATTAAATCATCAGTTGTCAGACTTGACAATTGTTATCAGTGCAAGATTGCTTTTGCAGaacaaaatgtaattaatttattGTCTAAAAAGTGGCACTGAATCTGTTTTattcagagaagacagaaatgcTGTGTTTGTAGGGACTACTTCTCTATAGGGGCAAACTTGCTTTATTCTACGTGAAAATCTGTATAGCAAATGAATGGATTTGCACATCTTTTATCTTAACTGGGATGGTGGGGGTGCTGCTTCTACAGTCTTTTTTGCTGGCAGGCAGGTAGAGAAAGTAGCATCCGTCTCAGGATAGACAAGTCACTGCAATTCCATCTTCAGCTGCACAGGCAGACCTGGAAGAGGACACCTGCCTACAATCTTAggtggaattaattttaattgacTTTCGACGCCTGTAGTGTGGACATCTGCAACTTGCCTCATCAGTTTATGCTCTGTTTACAGTCAGTGGAGGAAAATAAGCAGCTTCAGACATCCGTTTTAGGGCATGGTAAATCCTGTACTCTTAAGTTCTGTTTCTCTCCATTGAGCACAGAGAGGCTCAGAAGCCTGGCTGCTGTGTGGGTAGCTTCACGGTAGATGCTCACGTGTGGGCGTTCCCTTGTTTGGTGTCTATCTCACATGTCCCTGTGGGAGCAATTTAGTGGGTGTTGCTGCATGAATCCCACAGTGAATTGGGCAGTCCTGATGCTGGGCATCCCAGTAGGAGTAGAAATCCATAGAGGAACTAACTGCATTTTGTTGGTCTATTTAAAAACGAAAGATGAGCGAATAGCTCTTTCAGACAGCTGTAGCTGTTAAATTGTTATTGTGTATACGAAGTCCTCAGGATAAAGAAGCAATTTCAgtagtgttttttttcagttgatctTTCTAGGGTTAGAATAGTGTTTTAAAGTCTGTTCTATTTAATGAGACTTAAAAGTTTCAGATAAGGTGTGATTATTTGACTTTTTATTACAgatgctatttatttttatttctgcttgtgCCTTAAGTGTTTAATGATTAATAGAATTCGCTTGGAGAAGGTAACTGGGAAATAATAACATTACAAGGTTTGCTGTAAGCAGTATGCCATGTTCTGCTGCAACTCACTGCAAAAAGTATTTCTGCATGGGTATAGTTAGTAAAACCTAATCCCCAGGTGAATCAAGAATTTAAAACTGTCCTTATGATCTGTATAATGCTGATGCTTTTCCTCAGCAGGAGTGTTCAATGAATGGAAGAtccatcttttattttaaacgGCTTAAAAGCTTATACAAGCTGTGCTTTTTTGCTTTAGGCTTTTGTGCTGTGAGCTCTTTGCTTGGGAATTCAAACTAGGTCCTGCTTTGTCTTCAAAAAGTCTGATTCTCTGACTGC
It includes:
- the BMERB1 gene encoding bMERB domain-containing protein 1 isoform X2, with the protein product MAGPLRRFPWLCNVALYAGLFAAGDAAQRRWRGQPPDWAQTRRVALVALAFHGNFSYVWLRALERALPGRRPPAVLAKVLCDQLLGAPVAVLAFYTGMSILQKKEDIFSDCRQKFWNTYKTGLMYWPFVQLSNFILVPVYLRTAYTGLCGFVWASFLCFSQQSGDGTAKSVFMWLQREKLNADGESSEK